In Candidatus Thermoplasmatota archaeon, the DNA window CCTCCCGCGCGGGCGGCCTCGCCAAGCGAAGTTTCGCGGACGTCCACGTGCGCGGCGCCCACGCGGGCAAGGAGCCTACCGCCGGGCTCCTCGGGGCCGCTGCGATCCGCGCCCACCACCTTTGCGCCTTCGAGCGCCATCCGCATCGCGGCAAGCCCCCCGAGGCTGCCGATGCCGACGACAAGCACGCGGGCGCCTTCGAACGAGCCGGCAAACCACGGCAGGCGAGCCTGCACGCGGCGCGCCTGGTCGAGGGCCTTCTCCACGATGGACAGGGGCTCGGCGAGCACGGCCGCCCGCCCGAGCTCCGGCGGCGCGCGGACGAGGCGCTCGGGCGCCTCGACGAAGAGATCCTGCATGAAGCCGTGCGCCTGCTTGATGCCGCGCTCGACGTACGCGTCGGTCTCGCAGTGATCCGGCGCGCCGTGGGCGCAAGCAAGGCACCGGTCGCAGCCTCGTCGAACGAGCGGGACGACGAGATCGCCGGGAGCCAGGCCCGACCCGGCCGGCGCCGCGACCACTTCGCCGAGCGCCTCGTGGCCGAGCACGAGCTCCCCTTCGCCCGGCGGAAGCCTGCCCTCGCCCGCGACGACCTCCTCGTCCGTGCCGTCGATGCCCGTCCACAGCGTGCGGACGAGCGCTTGGCCCGGCGCGGGGGAAGGCTCCGGCAGCTCGGCAAGACGCGGCTCGCGGCGTCCGGGGCTCCAGACGACGGCGCGCATGCGGGGACGTTTCCCGGCGCGCTCATCCCGGTTGGGGGACGCTTGCGGGCGGCGCGCCCGCCCGTTACTGCGCAGATGCGCAGTAAACAAGCGACGACCGTCCCCCAAACGTGATGTCTTCGGGCCCGCGCGCCGTTGTCCATGCGCTACATCGACGCGCAGGAAGCCAAGCGGCTCATCGAGACGGATCCCAACGTGATCGTGGTGGACGCGCTGGGGCCGGAGAGCTTCGCCAAGCGGCACCTTCCCACGGCGGTCAACCTCCCCGCCGAAGCGCCCGACTTCGAGCGGCGCGCGAGGGACGAGATCCTCGACGTCCGCGCTCCGGTGATCACGTATTGCTCCGGGCCGACGTGCGAAACGAGCAAGAGGGCCGCGCGCAGGCTCGAGGCCATGGGCTACGAAAACGTGCTCGAGTTCGAGGGCGGCCTCGAGGCGTGGGCCAACGCCGGATTCCCGTTCGAGCGCTCCGGCCCAAGGACGCAAGCGTCGCAGGGAATCTAGCCGGACTCTTTGCGCAAGCGGGGCGGTTCAGGCGGTCCGAGCCGTCATCGTGATCTTGGTGCCTGGCGCCAGAAGGCGCGAGATGGGGCAGCCGTTCTTGGCTTTTTCCGCCGCTTGCTCGAAGGCCTTGGCGTCGCCGCCGGCGATCTTCGCCTTTGCGTCGAGGTGGATGTTCGTGACCGAGAAGCCCGCGTCGGTCTTCTCGAACTTCACGGTGGCCGTGACGTCCACGCGCTCGGGCGTGAGCCCGGCCTTGTCGATCTCGTTGGAGAGGGCCATCGAGAAGCAGCCCGCGTGCGCCGCGGCGATGAGCTCCTCGGGATTGGTGCCGGGCGTCCCCTCAAAGCGCGTCGTGAAGGAGAGGGGCAGGTTCTGGATCGCCTTGCTGCCCGTGCTGACTTGACCCTTGCCGTCCTTGAGCTTGCCCGTCCACGTCGCGTTTGCCGTGCGGTTGAGCATGCGTTCGAAGCCTCGGGGCGGCCATGGTGCTTCAAGACTAGAAGCTTGTGGCCGCCCGGAAGCCCTCACCGGTTCTGGCCGGTCCGGGAGCCGCCGCCGGTCTGGCCGCCGCCTGTCCCGCCGGTCGTCCCCGTCGTTCCGCGCTGGCCCCCGCCGACGGTCTTGCCCACGCCGGCTTCGGGGTGGGAGATCTGGTTGTGCGTGCGCAGCTCCTGCTCGTTCGGGAAGTCCTGGTTGCACATCTGGCAGCGGACCAACGAATCACCGTCCGTCCGACGTCGAAAGGCTTCGAAAAAGGCTTGTCGCAAACCTGCGGTCGAGTCGACCGGCGGACGCGTAGCGGCTTGAGCCTTGCTCTCAATTGAGCAGGAAGTCCTCGATGTGCTCGACGAGCGTGGCCGCGTTGGCCGCGGCAAACTCGTCCACCTTCTTGCCCTTGCGGTAGAGCACGGTGTGCGGAAGCAGCGCGAGGTCGGCCAGCCACGGCTGCGACTTCTTCAACTCGAGCCCGCCGGGCTTGTCGAGCGTGAGCTTGCCAAAGACGATGCTCTTGAAGTGGGGCTTTCGGACGAGCTGCTCGATCTCCTCGTTGTACGGCCCGCAGTTTGCGCAATCGGTCCGCCCCACGACGAGCACCGCCTTCTCCGCCTTCATCAGATCGGCGAAGTTGCGGTCGTGGATGGCGTGGTGGACGCCGGGGGAAAGCACGCAGACCGTTACTCGCCCACGTGGGGTAAGGCTTTCGAAATGCGCCCAAAGCGATCCTGCTTGGCCCCGGGGCGTTTTCCGGTCTTTTAGAGCCCGGCGCTTCCCGGCAGGACGGGCGCGGGCTCGTCGCTTGGCTGCGGCAGGGCCGCGCGCGAGAGCACCGTGTCGAGGGCCGCCGGCGCAAGGCGCAGCCGCACGCGCGGCCCAAGGCGCTCCCGCTCGACCACGCCGACGGCGTTCAGCCGGTCCACGTGGTGCTTGGCAAGCGTGCGACGGATGCCCGCCTTGCGCGCCGCGTGGGCCTGCTGGATGCCGGCGTTCCAGGCGAGCACGCGGAGCAGGCGCTCGACCGTCGGGTGTCGCAGGGCGGCCAGCGTCGCGCGCTCGACCGGATCGTACCGGCCTCCGTTCTCGAAGCAGCGGATGCGTCCTTGCGCGCGCTCGGTTCGAATGTGGCCGGCCTCTTCGAGCATGCGGAGGTGGTGCACGACGCTCGTGTAGTGGATCCCAAGCGCGTCTCGGACCTCGGCGGGCGTGACGGCGGGCTTTTGCGCGACCAGGGCAAAGACGCGCGCGCGGTTGGCGTTTTCCAGCGCGTCGGCGGCCCCGATGCGCCGCGACAGGAGCCACGCGGGCACAGCGAGCATTGCCAGAATGAGAAGCCCCAGTGCAAGGGGCGGCGCGTCGGGCGCAGGGGCTGCACGGGCGGGCACGGCCATCGACCCGGCCGACGGCCCGCCCAGCGGCAAGGTCCCGGAGGGTCGCAGCTTCGGTGAGGGATCGAGCGCTTCGAACGCGGCCCGCCCCTCGTCGGCGGCGGCCTTCTCGGCTTCCGACGTCAGCTCGTCCCTTCCTCCGGCGGAGTACGCCGTTTCCGAGTCTCCCGTCTTGGGAGAGGCGCTCGTGTACACGCGAAGGTCAGGAACGTCGAGGCGCACGCGAGCGTCGGGAACCTCGTCGAACGCTTCCAGCGCCGCGTTTGCGGCCGCCCGCGTCGCCGCCGAGGCAGCCTCGCCGGCGGAGCGGACGGGGCCCGTTTCGACCGCAACCTCGACGACGGGCCTTGGAAGCCCCGTCTGCACGCGTTCGTGCGGAACCAGGCGACCTCCGTCGTGGAGCGTCGCCCTCAGGTACGCCCGGGCAAACGAGGCCGCCACGGCGTAGTTCTCCCGAAGCTCGTCCCCCAGGCTCGGCGAGTAGCAGGGCGAACCTTCGCCGCACCAAGGAGGAGTGATCCTCAACCGGTTCAGCTCGCGGGTCACCTTCCGCACGACTTCGTCGGCGTGGGGCTGGACCTCCCGCCAGGCCCCTTCCATCGCCGTTCCCGAGCGGCCAAACAGTTCTTCGACGACGACGTCCAGGAGAAGCGAGAGGGCGCGATACGTCTCGGCGGTGTCGAGGCGCACCGAAGACGACTCCACCGGCGGCTCTGGAAGCGAAAGATCGAGGTCCTCATCCGCCACGTGCGCGCGGGCGCGCGAAGGAGAGGCCGAGACCGTCGCGCCGCGCTCGTCGAGGCGCCAGCCGGCCAAGGCCTCGTCGTAGCTTCGGGCCAGGGGCGGCAGGGGGGCGAGGGCCTGCCCGGCGGCGGCGCGCGCATCGAACTCGATGGCGGGAAGCGGCAAGGGCGAATCGACGGCCAGAACCCGCGTGCCGTCGTGCGAAACCTCCGCGGTCCCGCCCGCCGCCTGCGGGAGGATCAGCAGCAGCAACGCGACCGCCCACGCTCGCATGTCCTTCCGCTCTCCCACCCCCCTTTCGAATCACGGTCCTTAACGCTTTCTGTACCGGCGACGGGCGCGTCCAACGGAATTCGGACGAATCGCCGTTGGACAAGGATCGTGCTAGGCGATCAACGCTTTTTGGAACGTCGCTAAGAGCGCCGCGGTCGTAGCCGGCCTCGGGAAGAGCCATGTTGCGAATCCTGCCCTTGGCGTTTGCGCTGTTGATCGTGCCCTGGGGGGCCGCCGCCCCAAGCCTCGTCGGGACGGAAGCCGGACCCGTGAAGAACGTCTGCGCGGACCCGCGAACGGTCTTGGAAGCGCAGCCCTGCGCGCGCTGGATCTCGCGAGCGAATGCGGGCGAGCTCAGCACGCACGGCGCGATCGCCGTGAGCCCCGACGGCACGCTTGTCGTGGCCACGGGCAAGGGACAGACGAGCGCGTGCGGGTCGCAATGCTTCGTCGGAATCTCCGGCATGGACATGCTCACGGTCGCCTACGACGCGAAGACCGGCGCCCGGCGGTGGTCGGCGACGTACGGCGGAAGCGGCGACTTCGTGGACGTCGGAATGGCCGTCGCCTTCGATCCTTCGGGCACGCGCGTGTACGTGGGAGGGTTCGTGTACTCCGCCGGCACGGGATACGACGAGGCGCTCCTCGCCTACGACGCCGCGACGGGAGCCCCGGCCTGGTCGCGCGTGGAATCGCGATTCCCCGAAGGGGATCTGGAGCTCGTGAACGCCCTTGCGGTCGCGCCCGACGGACGCGTGTTTGCAGCAAGCAGCGCCTTTGGCACGGGCGAGTCGGCCCGGCTTGCCGTCTACGATGGCGCCACCGGAACCCGGCTTGGCCATGCGGACTTTCCGCGCACGCTGCTGTGGGACGTCGTGCGGTCCGACGAGCAGGTCGTCGTCGTGGGCGGGCGCGCCCCGTCGGCCGGGCAGAGCCTTGCGCCCTTCGTGCAGGCCCTGGATCCGCAGCTCTTGCCCTCCTGGTCCGCCTCGCTGGCCGTCTCGGGACGGGCCTTTGCGTCGCGCGTGGCGCTCGCCGGCGAGCGCGTGCTCGTGGCGGGCAACGCGGCAGACGCGCTGGGGCACCACGACTTCGTGGCCGCCGCGCTCGACGCCGCGACGGGTCAGGTCCAGTGGCTGGAGCGCCACGCCGCCTCCGGGCGCATGAACGACGCGGCCGTCGCAGGCGGAAGCTTCGTGCTTGCGGGCGAGGCCCTGTCCGCAAACGGGAACGGCTCCGTCCACCGGACGATCGCGTACTCCGTCGAGGACGGCTCCGTGCGGTGGATGCAAAGCCACGGCAGCGGCGCGGCCCTCGACGCCGCGCACGGCATCGCCGCCTCCGCGGACGGTTCCTTCGTCGTGGTGACCGGGGAAAGCCAGTCGGCCGCGCTGCGGTCGGGCCTTCTGTCCTGCTCGCCCATCTCCCTGCCCGAGGAGGCCTGCGCGCCAACGAGCGACGTATTCACGGTCGCGTATCGCGCCTCCGACGGCGCCGTGCTGTGGAAGGCGGCGCTCGACGGGGCGGGTCGCGGGGACGACGTCGGGCTCGCCGTCGCGCTTTCAGGCTCGGCCGTCTACGT includes these proteins:
- a CDS encoding alcohol dehydrogenase catalytic domain-containing protein — its product is MRAVVWSPGRREPRLAELPEPSPAPGQALVRTLWTGIDGTDEEVVAGEGRLPPGEGELVLGHEALGEVVAAPAGSGLAPGDLVVPLVRRGCDRCLACAHGAPDHCETDAYVERGIKQAHGFMQDLFVEAPERLVRAPPELGRAAVLAEPLSIVEKALDQARRVQARLPWFAGSFEGARVLVVGIGSLGGLAAMRMALEGAKVVGADRSGPEEPGGRLLARVGAAHVDVRETSLGEAARAGGGFDVAFETTGNPDVTVQTAAALAANGLLVQLGLPSPQAHARLPAAVLRDLVLGNRAIMGSVNSRREHFERALAALSMMRARWGDLPRAAITRTFAPWQAEEAFGEERVVKKALAWGAMD
- a CDS encoding rhodanese-like domain-containing protein, which translates into the protein MRYIDAQEAKRLIETDPNVIVVDALGPESFAKRHLPTAVNLPAEAPDFERRARDEILDVRAPVITYCSGPTCETSKRAARRLEAMGYENVLEFEGGLEAWANAGFPFERSGPRTQASQGI
- a CDS encoding OsmC family protein, producing MLNRTANATWTGKLKDGKGQVSTGSKAIQNLPLSFTTRFEGTPGTNPEELIAAAHAGCFSMALSNEIDKAGLTPERVDVTATVKFEKTDAGFSVTNIHLDAKAKIAGGDAKAFEQAAEKAKNGCPISRLLAPGTKITMTARTA
- a CDS encoding helix-turn-helix domain-containing protein; amino-acid sequence: MGERKDMRAWAVALLLLILPQAAGGTAEVSHDGTRVLAVDSPLPLPAIEFDARAAAGQALAPLPPLARSYDEALAGWRLDERGATVSASPSRARAHVADEDLDLSLPEPPVESSSVRLDTAETYRALSLLLDVVVEELFGRSGTAMEGAWREVQPHADEVVRKVTRELNRLRITPPWCGEGSPCYSPSLGDELRENYAVAASFARAYLRATLHDGGRLVPHERVQTGLPRPVVEVAVETGPVRSAGEAASAATRAAANAALEAFDEVPDARVRLDVPDLRVYTSASPKTGDSETAYSAGGRDELTSEAEKAAADEGRAAFEALDPSPKLRPSGTLPLGGPSAGSMAVPARAAPAPDAPPLALGLLILAMLAVPAWLLSRRIGAADALENANRARVFALVAQKPAVTPAEVRDALGIHYTSVVHHLRMLEEAGHIRTERAQGRIRCFENGGRYDPVERATLAALRHPTVERLLRVLAWNAGIQQAHAARKAGIRRTLAKHHVDRLNAVGVVERERLGPRVRLRLAPAALDTVLSRAALPQPSDEPAPVLPGSAGL
- a CDS encoding PQQ-binding-like beta-propeller repeat protein; translation: MLRILPLAFALLIVPWGAAAPSLVGTEAGPVKNVCADPRTVLEAQPCARWISRANAGELSTHGAIAVSPDGTLVVATGKGQTSACGSQCFVGISGMDMLTVAYDAKTGARRWSATYGGSGDFVDVGMAVAFDPSGTRVYVGGFVYSAGTGYDEALLAYDAATGAPAWSRVESRFPEGDLELVNALAVAPDGRVFAASSAFGTGESARLAVYDGATGTRLGHADFPRTLLWDVVRSDEQVVVVGGRAPSAGQSLAPFVQALDPQLLPSWSASLAVSGRAFASRVALAGERVLVAGNAADALGHHDFVAAALDAATGQVQWLERHAASGRMNDAAVAGGSFVLAGEALSANGNGSVHRTIAYSVEDGSVRWMQSHGSGAALDAAHGIAASADGSFVVVTGESQSAALRSGLLSCSPISLPEEACAPTSDVFTVAYRASDGAVLWKAALDGAGRGDDVGLAVALSGSAVYVGGHLSGTGAGCLASISYTLQGREERVCAGPQRLCAGPGDCLMSPARQDAFLLRYDATAAAAQNGPVQRVSERDHPPARL